One window from the genome of Faecalibacterium sp. HTF-F encodes:
- a CDS encoding Na/Pi cotransporter family protein, with amino-acid sequence MEQGLKGIFALFGGLALFLYGMDALSRSLETAAGQRMKRLLMVLAGSPVRGVLAGAAVTAVLQSSSAVTVMVLGFVSAGLLTLRQAVPVIFGCNIGTTITAQLLAFRLEDVRGLVLLAGLLLCFACAGQKARAIGRAVFAFGLLFEGIAGMSTALAPLAQSPVFALWLARVRHRPWMGLLAGLCMTLTVQSSSATIAVLQSVAARPGPQGGSLLGLAGALPVLLGDNIGTTVTALLASIGQSRDTKRAAAAHALFNLTGAAAFCALLPWYAGLVAMISPKGPELEVIARQLANAHTLFNLICTAVWLPLTPLMVRLVCRLVPDRPPKARNS; translated from the coding sequence TTGGAACAGGGACTGAAAGGAATCTTTGCGCTTTTTGGCGGGCTGGCATTGTTTTTGTATGGCATGGATGCGCTCAGCCGCAGTCTGGAAACAGCGGCGGGACAGCGGATGAAGCGGCTGCTGATGGTGTTGGCAGGCAGCCCGGTGCGGGGCGTGCTGGCGGGGGCAGCGGTCACGGCGGTGCTGCAAAGCAGCTCGGCAGTTACGGTGATGGTGCTGGGCTTTGTAAGTGCAGGCCTGCTGACCCTGCGGCAGGCGGTCCCGGTGATCTTTGGCTGCAACATCGGAACCACCATTACCGCACAGCTGTTGGCCTTCCGGCTGGAAGACGTGCGCGGCCTTGTGCTGCTGGCCGGGCTGCTGCTCTGTTTTGCCTGTGCGGGGCAAAAGGCCCGGGCTATTGGCCGGGCGGTGTTCGCCTTTGGTCTGCTGTTCGAGGGCATTGCCGGTATGAGCACGGCGCTGGCCCCGCTGGCACAGAGCCCGGTGTTTGCGCTCTGGCTGGCACGGGTGCGGCATCGTCCGTGGATGGGCCTGCTGGCAGGCCTCTGCATGACCCTGACAGTGCAGAGCAGCTCTGCCACCATTGCGGTGCTTCAGAGCGTTGCGGCCCGGCCCGGGCCGCAGGGCGGCAGTCTGCTGGGCCTTGCAGGGGCACTGCCGGTGCTGCTGGGGGATAACATCGGCACCACGGTCACGGCGCTGCTGGCATCCATCGGGCAGAGTCGGGACACAAAACGGGCGGCGGCGGCCCACGCTCTGTTCAACCTGACCGGTGCGGCGGCGTTCTGCGCCCTGCTGCCGTGGTATGCGGGTCTGGTGGCAATGATCTCGCCCAAAGGGCCGGAGCTGGAAGTCATTGCCCGGCAGCTCGCCAACGCGCATACGCTGTTCAACCTCATCTGCACTGCGGTGTGGCTGCCGCTGACCCCGCTGATGGTGCGTCTGGTCTGCCGCCTTGTGCCGGATCGCCCGCCCAAAGCCCGGAATAGCTGA
- a CDS encoding MarR family winged helix-turn-helix transcriptional regulator: MLNETEAAASFHGLCHFFGRLSKASRAGMKAALRGCPKCHFPMLEGLAHTISTRGQDGAVYVSDFAREAHQPLPAISRGLRQLEQDGLVLREADPADRRKTLVRITPEGYAACARCEDALSDYFACVMARLTPEQVQQMNVLRGALMDAILAENASREAKNNEGRTEP, translated from the coding sequence ATGTTGAACGAGACCGAAGCCGCCGCGAGCTTTCACGGCCTGTGCCATTTTTTCGGACGGCTGAGCAAGGCGTCCCGGGCCGGCATGAAGGCGGCTCTGCGGGGCTGTCCCAAGTGCCACTTTCCCATGCTGGAGGGTCTGGCTCACACGATCAGCACCCGCGGGCAGGACGGAGCGGTGTATGTTTCCGATTTTGCCCGGGAGGCACACCAGCCGCTGCCGGCCATCAGCCGCGGCCTGCGTCAGCTGGAACAGGACGGCCTTGTTCTGCGCGAAGCGGACCCGGCTGACCGGCGCAAAACGCTGGTGCGCATCACGCCGGAGGGCTACGCCGCCTGCGCCCGGTGTGAAGATGCCCTCAGCGATTATTTTGCCTGTGTGATGGCCCGGCTGACACCGGAGCAGGTGCAGCAGATGAACGTTTTGCGCGGTGCACTGATGGACGCCATTCTTGCGGAAAACGCTTCCCGTGAAGCAAAAAACAACGAAGGGAGAACCGAACCATGA
- a CDS encoding ABC transporter ATP-binding protein, producing MTKIFKQLARHWAVCLVVFALLFVQAYCDLSLPDYTSRIVDTGIQQGGIESPLPETIRQSTLDALTLLMSEEDADALQNAYGYYLQDDGVLKLRTDLTDDERAALEDAVTTPDIVLYMAAAQAANTPAGQDTLGMTGLADMQAASSGSTTTDTETVTPTAEDLDTVCAQFAAMSQMPGFTREAVRQQLAGAFASLDDTLMENLKSQSVLLVQLEYEAQGVAHDVQMRYLYRVGGQMLGLTLLMAAVSIAVGFLASRVSAAIGRDLRRETFASVIGFSNAEIENFSTASLITRTTNDIQQVQFVCVMLLRMVAYAPILGIGGVLHVLNSSTGLSWIIVLDVAVLLLLILFLMNIAMPKFKIMQKLVDRLNLVSREILTGIMPVRAFSRERFEEERFDKANKDLMSTQLFTNRAMVAMMPFMTLIMNGTSLLIVWFGGKAMDTGTMQVGEMIAFITYTMQIVMSFLMLAMVAVMLPRAGVAAERIDEVIRTKATINDPDEAAAEPAQEHKNWQGEVAFHDVSFRFPGADSDALEHISFTAKPGETTAIIGSTGCGKSTLLNLIPRFYDVTNGSVTVDGIDVRNMPQAQLHDLLGYVPQKGVLFSGTIGSNLKFGGEHITDADVKKAAAIAQATEFIDAKPQGYESPIAQGGSNVSGGQKQRLSIARAIAKKPKIYLFDDSFSALDFKTDVALRRALKAETGDSTVIIVAQRISTVLHANQILVLDEGRLVGKGTHAQLMVTCPEYQEIARSQLSQKELALDTLNTEKEGE from the coding sequence ATGACGAAAATTTTCAAGCAGCTGGCCCGGCACTGGGCCGTCTGTCTTGTGGTGTTCGCGCTGCTGTTCGTGCAGGCGTACTGCGATCTTTCGCTGCCGGACTACACCAGCAGGATCGTGGACACCGGCATCCAGCAGGGCGGCATTGAAAGCCCTCTGCCGGAAACGATACGCCAGAGCACGCTGGACGCCCTCACACTTTTGATGAGCGAAGAGGACGCCGATGCACTCCAGAACGCCTACGGGTATTATCTTCAGGACGACGGTGTGCTGAAGCTGCGCACCGACCTGACCGACGACGAGCGCGCCGCGCTGGAGGATGCCGTCACCACGCCGGATATCGTGCTGTATATGGCGGCTGCGCAGGCAGCGAACACCCCCGCCGGGCAGGACACACTGGGCATGACCGGCCTTGCCGACATGCAGGCGGCATCCTCTGGGAGCACCACCACGGATACCGAGACTGTCACCCCCACTGCTGAGGATCTGGACACCGTGTGCGCCCAGTTTGCCGCCATGAGCCAGATGCCCGGGTTTACCCGCGAAGCTGTCCGGCAGCAGCTGGCCGGTGCTTTTGCCAGCTTGGATGATACCCTGATGGAGAACCTCAAAAGTCAGTCCGTGCTGCTGGTGCAGCTGGAATACGAGGCACAGGGCGTTGCCCACGATGTGCAGATGCGCTACCTTTACCGCGTAGGCGGCCAGATGCTGGGCCTCACCCTGCTGATGGCGGCCGTGTCCATTGCGGTGGGCTTCCTCGCCTCCCGCGTGTCCGCCGCTATTGGCCGCGACCTGCGCCGGGAGACCTTTGCCAGTGTCATCGGATTCTCCAATGCAGAGATTGAGAATTTTTCCACCGCATCCCTCATCACCCGCACCACCAACGACATCCAGCAGGTGCAGTTCGTCTGCGTCATGCTGCTGCGCATGGTGGCCTATGCGCCCATTCTGGGCATTGGCGGCGTGCTGCATGTGCTGAACAGCAGCACCGGCCTTTCCTGGATCATTGTGCTGGACGTGGCCGTTCTGCTGCTGCTCATCCTCTTCCTGATGAACATTGCCATGCCGAAATTCAAGATCATGCAGAAGCTGGTGGACCGGCTGAACCTTGTCAGCCGCGAGATCTTGACCGGCATCATGCCGGTGCGCGCGTTCAGCCGCGAACGGTTTGAGGAGGAGCGCTTCGACAAGGCCAACAAAGACCTGATGAGCACCCAGCTGTTCACCAACCGTGCCATGGTGGCCATGATGCCCTTTATGACCCTCATCATGAATGGCACCAGCCTGCTCATCGTCTGGTTCGGCGGCAAGGCCATGGACACCGGCACCATGCAGGTGGGCGAGATGATCGCCTTCATCACCTACACCATGCAGATCGTCATGTCCTTCCTGATGCTGGCCATGGTGGCCGTCATGCTGCCCCGCGCCGGTGTGGCTGCGGAGCGCATCGATGAGGTGATCCGTACCAAAGCCACCATCAACGACCCGGACGAAGCTGCTGCAGAGCCCGCGCAGGAGCACAAAAACTGGCAGGGTGAGGTGGCGTTCCACGATGTGAGCTTCCGCTTCCCGGGTGCGGACAGCGATGCGCTGGAGCACATCAGCTTTACTGCAAAGCCCGGCGAGACCACCGCTATCATCGGCTCCACTGGCTGCGGCAAATCCACCCTGCTCAACCTTATCCCCCGCTTTTACGATGTGACAAACGGCAGTGTAACCGTGGATGGCATCGATGTGCGCAATATGCCGCAGGCACAGCTGCACGATCTGCTGGGCTATGTGCCCCAGAAAGGTGTGCTGTTCAGCGGCACCATCGGCTCGAACCTGAAGTTCGGCGGGGAGCACATCACCGATGCCGACGTGAAAAAGGCCGCTGCCATTGCGCAGGCCACCGAGTTCATCGATGCAAAACCGCAGGGCTACGAAAGCCCTATCGCACAGGGCGGCTCCAATGTGTCCGGCGGCCAGAAGCAGCGCCTTTCCATCGCACGTGCCATTGCGAAAAAGCCAAAGATCTACCTGTTCGACGACAGTTTCTCTGCCCTCGACTTCAAGACCGATGTAGCCCTGCGCCGTGCGCTGAAAGCTGAGACCGGCGACTCCACTGTGATCATCGTAGCACAGCGCATTTCCACCGTACTGCATGCAAACCAGATCCTGGTTCTGGACGAGGGCCGTCTGGTGGGCAAGGGCACCCATGCCCAGCTGATGGTCACCTGCCCGGAGTATCAGGAGATCGCACGCAGCCAGCTGAGCCAGAAGGAGCTGGCTCTGGATACTTTGAATACGGAAAAGGAGGGTGAGTGA
- a CDS encoding ABC transporter ATP-binding protein, whose protein sequence is MPRPGRMTTERAKDFKGTLLQLVRTLGRYRLSLVTAIVFAILSTIFNIAGPKVLAKATTALATGWIAKLRGTGSIDFVYIGRILLFLLGMYLLSSAFSFIQGWLMTGLSQKVCYDFRRQISEKINRLPLAYFEKRTVGEVLSRITNDVDTLGQSLNQSITQLITSVTTMIGVLVMMLSISPKMTLIALLILPVSLVLVLIVVRFSQKYFKSQQAILGVVNGQVEEVYSGHNVVKAFNREAVVLNDFNAANDKLYESAWKSQFLSGLMMPIMNFVGNLGYVAVAIVGSIFAANGIITIGDIQAFIQYVKNFTQPIQQLSQVSNMLQSMAAAAERVFEFLNEPEEDQQADPARRADPACIDGQVTFSHVRFGYTPDKTVIHDFSCEVKPGQKVAIVGPTGAGKTTMVKLLMRFYDVDSGSITLNGHDVRDFDRSALREGFGMVLQDTWLFKGTIMENIRYGRLDATDEEVIAAAKAANADHFIRTLPGGYQMELNEDASNVSQGQKQLLTIARTILADNRILILDEATSSVDTRTEQRIQTAMDRLMEGRTSFVIAHRLSTIRDADLILVMRDGDIVEQGTHDQLIEAGGFYADLYNSQFEDVVE, encoded by the coding sequence ATGCCAAGACCCGGACGCATGACGACCGAACGCGCCAAGGACTTCAAGGGCACCCTGCTGCAGCTTGTGCGCACCCTTGGCCGCTACCGCCTTTCGCTCGTTACCGCCATTGTATTTGCCATTCTTTCTACCATCTTCAACATCGCAGGCCCCAAGGTGCTGGCAAAAGCCACCACGGCCCTTGCCACCGGCTGGATCGCCAAGCTGCGCGGCACCGGCAGCATCGACTTTGTGTATATCGGCCGCATCCTGCTGTTCTTGCTGGGCATGTACCTGCTGAGCAGCGCATTCAGCTTTATTCAGGGCTGGCTGATGACCGGTCTTTCGCAGAAGGTGTGCTACGACTTCCGCCGTCAGATCAGCGAAAAGATCAACCGCCTGCCCCTTGCCTATTTTGAAAAGCGCACCGTGGGCGAGGTGCTGTCCCGCATCACCAACGATGTGGACACGCTGGGCCAGAGCCTGAACCAGAGCATCACCCAGCTCATCACCAGCGTGACCACCATGATCGGCGTGCTGGTCATGATGCTATCCATCAGCCCGAAGATGACCCTGATTGCCCTGCTGATCCTGCCCGTCTCGCTGGTGCTCGTGCTCATCGTAGTTCGGTTCAGCCAGAAATACTTCAAGTCCCAGCAGGCCATTCTGGGCGTCGTAAACGGTCAGGTGGAAGAAGTCTACTCCGGCCACAACGTGGTCAAAGCCTTCAACCGCGAAGCCGTGGTGCTGAATGACTTCAACGCCGCCAACGACAAGCTGTATGAATCTGCGTGGAAAAGCCAGTTCCTCTCCGGCCTGATGATGCCCATTATGAACTTTGTGGGCAATCTGGGCTATGTGGCGGTGGCCATCGTGGGCAGCATTTTTGCGGCAAACGGCATCATTACCATCGGCGACATTCAGGCCTTCATCCAGTACGTCAAGAACTTCACCCAGCCCATCCAGCAGCTTTCTCAGGTGTCCAACATGCTGCAGAGCATGGCCGCTGCCGCTGAGCGGGTGTTCGAGTTTCTGAACGAGCCGGAAGAGGACCAGCAGGCAGACCCGGCCCGCCGCGCGGACCCTGCCTGTATCGACGGACAGGTGACATTCAGCCATGTCCGCTTCGGCTACACCCCGGACAAGACCGTCATCCACGATTTCAGCTGTGAGGTCAAGCCCGGCCAGAAGGTGGCCATCGTCGGCCCCACCGGCGCAGGCAAGACCACCATGGTCAAGCTGCTCATGCGCTTCTATGATGTAGATTCCGGTTCCATCACCCTGAATGGCCACGATGTGCGGGACTTTGACCGCAGCGCCCTGCGTGAGGGCTTCGGCATGGTGCTGCAGGACACATGGCTGTTCAAGGGCACCATCATGGAGAACATCCGCTATGGCCGACTGGATGCCACCGATGAAGAAGTGATCGCCGCCGCCAAGGCTGCCAACGCCGACCACTTTATCCGCACCCTGCCCGGCGGCTACCAGATGGAGCTGAACGAGGATGCTTCCAACGTAAGTCAGGGCCAGAAGCAGCTGCTCACCATCGCCCGCACCATTCTGGCCGACAACCGCATCCTGATTTTGGACGAGGCCACCAGCAGTGTGGATACCCGCACCGAGCAGCGCATCCAGACCGCCATGGACCGCCTGATGGAGGGCCGCACCAGCTTTGTGATCGCCCACCGTCTTTCCACCATCCGGGACGCCGACCTCATCCTTGTGATGCGAGATGGCGACATTGTGGAGCAGGGCACCCACGACCAGCTGATCGAAGCTGGCGGCTTCTACGCCGATCTGTACAACAGCCAGTTCGAGGACGTGGTGGAGTAA
- a CDS encoding LysR family transcriptional regulator has protein sequence MNQSALEGFVKIVEMDSFSAAAEALYLSQSALSQQIRTLEGQLQFELFQHVPRRVILTPAGRDFYPKAKQLVALYQEAVRHARAIQQQENPPERHLIIAGCHEAMRMFVYDLFSLTSDLCLQYTPILGWCANRSEVWRSLKKGEMDLSFQLESAEFYAQGLTFVPLFYMPELCIPIHPPADMPVGRLTLEQALQYRWLPIKEMYQTVYETNLLQEGMDRGVEFTPVGGIRSAAYGDPAIKMIPPFYYRRPDLSFVRVLDWGRGHRFGIVLGQKREDPVVMAYVRALQQQLPSLSEKLFGLKLEPVEES, from the coding sequence ATGAACCAGAGTGCACTGGAAGGATTTGTGAAGATCGTAGAGATGGACAGCTTTTCGGCAGCAGCAGAGGCACTGTATCTTTCGCAGTCAGCGCTTTCGCAGCAGATTCGCACGCTGGAGGGGCAGCTGCAGTTTGAACTGTTTCAGCATGTACCGCGCCGGGTGATCCTGACCCCGGCAGGCCGGGACTTTTACCCCAAGGCAAAGCAGCTGGTGGCATTGTATCAGGAGGCGGTGCGCCATGCCCGTGCGATACAGCAGCAGGAAAACCCGCCGGAACGGCATCTGATCATCGCAGGGTGTCATGAGGCAATGCGGATGTTCGTGTACGACCTGTTTTCCCTGACAAGTGACCTGTGCCTGCAATATACCCCTATTCTGGGGTGGTGTGCCAACCGCAGCGAGGTCTGGCGCAGCCTGAAAAAAGGGGAGATGGATCTTTCCTTCCAGCTGGAAAGTGCAGAGTTCTACGCGCAGGGGCTTACCTTTGTGCCGCTGTTCTATATGCCGGAACTTTGCATCCCCATCCACCCGCCCGCTGATATGCCGGTGGGCAGACTGACCTTGGAACAGGCATTGCAATACCGCTGGCTGCCCATCAAGGAGATGTACCAGACTGTCTACGAAACAAACCTGCTGCAGGAGGGAATGGACCGAGGGGTGGAGTTTACGCCGGTGGGCGGTATCCGCAGTGCAGCCTACGGCGACCCGGCAATCAAGATGATCCCGCCTTTCTACTACCGCAGACCGGACCTCAGTTTTGTGCGGGTACTGGACTGGGGCAGGGGACACCGGTTTGGCATCGTGCTGGGGCAAAAGCGCGAGGATCCGGTGGTAATGGCCTATGTCCGCGCGTTGCAGCAACAGCTGCCGTCTCTCTCAGAAAAGCTGTTCGGCTTGAAGCTGGAACCGGTGGAGGAATCATAA
- a CDS encoding FAD-binding protein, producing the protein MNKISRKGFLKIAAAAAMSGVTAGALAACNSASSSTASGAAGQYIPGTYEGTAEGISSTVKVTMTFSDSAVTDVVVDTSGETASFGAAAADELREQLMAAGSAEIDGVSGSTITSDAVMKAAKSCYTQAKGEAVVSSVQLPTGDANDWLGKEPDIDEAAITETVDTDILIVGAGNGGMFAAAYAAANGLNFRVIEQNANVQDTRHWYGAIDSAAAKEAGEKPADRAKLLSEISRYASGKCDQRVVKTWINESAAMHDFMRSILEDKYGWVCDFTSGSEAAWPAGNAEHNTDYLFPVQEHNYMASESASGLARNELLLQYIQELGYDVDFKTSLAKLEKNSEGRITGIIAQSTEDDHFIRYNANKGVLLACGGFPGNPYMMEQLDPLGTSVTTACSYSPADKGYGIRAAVWAGANLDKEAAPMLFDRGVVAPGVDGGYVDSDSAFGGKAFPGKIRQYNPGTQPFLKVNRNGERFANESCPYNDIVYAAAHQPGRVYAQICDANILEDAKRFHTIGCSAQTRNGGEKYIQGKMDEAIEAGALFKCDTLDELADKMGFTGAAKDTFLATVERYNELYDKQNDEDFGKPAYRLSAIRTAPFYGCWLGASLLTTEQGIAINEKGQALDNNNQPMEGLYITGDMSGSFFANNYPCLMAGVAMGRTLTFAMKAVKQMAGLDNA; encoded by the coding sequence ATGAACAAGATCTCCCGCAAGGGCTTTCTGAAGATCGCCGCTGCCGCCGCCATGAGCGGTGTCACTGCCGGCGCACTGGCTGCCTGCAATTCCGCCTCCAGCTCCACTGCCTCCGGTGCTGCCGGTCAGTACATTCCCGGCACCTACGAGGGCACCGCCGAGGGCATCTCCTCCACCGTCAAGGTCACCATGACCTTCTCTGACAGCGCTGTCACCGACGTGGTGGTGGATACCTCCGGCGAGACCGCCTCTTTCGGCGCTGCCGCTGCCGATGAGCTGCGTGAGCAGCTGATGGCTGCCGGTTCTGCCGAGATCGACGGCGTTTCCGGCTCTACCATCACCTCCGACGCCGTGATGAAGGCTGCCAAGAGCTGCTACACACAGGCAAAGGGTGAGGCCGTGGTGTCCAGCGTGCAGCTGCCCACAGGCGACGCAAACGACTGGCTGGGCAAAGAGCCTGATATCGATGAGGCTGCCATCACCGAGACCGTGGACACCGACATCCTCATTGTGGGTGCAGGCAACGGCGGTATGTTTGCTGCCGCCTATGCAGCTGCGAACGGCCTGAATTTCCGCGTTATTGAGCAGAATGCCAACGTACAGGACACCCGCCACTGGTACGGCGCTATCGACTCCGCTGCCGCCAAGGAGGCCGGTGAAAAGCCCGCCGACCGCGCCAAGCTGCTGAGCGAGATCTCCCGCTACGCCTCCGGCAAGTGCGATCAGCGCGTTGTCAAGACCTGGATCAACGAGTCTGCCGCCATGCACGACTTCATGCGCAGCATTCTGGAAGATAAGTACGGCTGGGTATGCGATTTCACCTCCGGCAGCGAGGCTGCATGGCCTGCAGGGAATGCCGAGCACAATACCGACTACCTCTTCCCTGTGCAGGAGCATAACTACATGGCCAGCGAAAGCGCATCCGGTCTGGCCCGCAACGAGCTGCTGCTGCAGTACATTCAGGAGCTGGGCTACGATGTAGACTTCAAGACCAGTCTGGCCAAACTGGAAAAGAACAGCGAGGGCCGCATTACCGGCATCATCGCCCAGAGCACCGAAGATGACCACTTTATCCGCTACAACGCCAACAAGGGCGTGCTGCTGGCCTGCGGCGGCTTCCCCGGCAACCCCTACATGATGGAGCAGCTGGACCCGCTGGGCACCAGCGTGACCACTGCCTGCTCCTACTCCCCCGCCGACAAGGGCTACGGTATCCGCGCTGCTGTGTGGGCCGGTGCCAATCTGGACAAGGAAGCCGCTCCCATGCTGTTTGACCGCGGCGTTGTTGCCCCCGGCGTGGATGGCGGCTATGTGGATAGCGACTCCGCCTTTGGCGGCAAGGCCTTCCCCGGCAAGATCCGCCAGTACAACCCCGGTACCCAGCCCTTCCTGAAGGTGAACCGCAACGGCGAACGCTTTGCCAACGAGAGCTGCCCCTACAACGATATCGTCTACGCTGCTGCCCACCAGCCGGGCCGCGTCTATGCACAGATCTGCGATGCCAACATTCTGGAGGACGCAAAGCGTTTCCACACCATCGGCTGCTCTGCCCAGACCCGCAACGGCGGCGAGAAGTACATTCAGGGTAAGATGGACGAGGCTATTGAGGCCGGGGCATTGTTCAAGTGCGATACGCTGGACGAGCTGGCCGACAAGATGGGCTTTACCGGTGCTGCCAAGGACACCTTCCTTGCTACCGTGGAGCGTTACAATGAGCTGTACGACAAGCAGAACGACGAGGATTTCGGCAAGCCCGCTTACCGCCTGAGTGCCATCCGCACTGCGCCCTTCTACGGCTGCTGGCTGGGTGCCTCTCTGCTGACCACCGAGCAGGGCATTGCCATCAACGAAAAGGGTCAGGCGCTGGACAACAACAACCAGCCCATGGAGGGCCTGTACATCACCGGTGATATGTCCGGCAGCTTCTTTGCCAACAACTATCCCTGCCTGATGGCCGGTGTGGCCATGGGCCGCACCCTGACCTTCGCCATGAAGGCTGTCAAGCAGATGGCAGGTCTGGATAACGCCTGA
- a CDS encoding AAA family ATPase, translating into MSDLLETLRQEGVDPALLEAVQQYRATHALPDALRPRIPSPAFTYYGKQVWEQALAALLCGENLLLAGGKATGKNVLAENLAAAFGRPAWDISFHVNMDAASLIGMDTFADGQVVFRPGPVYRCAQCGGFGVLDEINMAKNEALAVLHAVLDFRRAIDVPGYDRIPLAEETRFIATMNYGYAGTRELNEALTSRFVVIQMPTITQDDLEKLLRTQFPDLASKYVRQFALLFLDLQKKCDSAEISTKALDLRGMLDALRLIRRGIPAGAALDMGITNKAFDSYEQGLIRDVIAARIPAKLDAAKLFG; encoded by the coding sequence ATGTCTGATCTCCTTGAAACTCTGCGGCAGGAAGGGGTAGACCCCGCCCTGCTGGAAGCAGTCCAACAGTACCGCGCTACCCATGCCCTGCCGGACGCACTGCGCCCGCGCATCCCTTCCCCTGCCTTTACCTACTACGGCAAACAGGTGTGGGAGCAGGCGCTGGCGGCACTGCTCTGCGGCGAAAACCTGCTGCTGGCAGGCGGAAAAGCCACCGGTAAAAACGTGCTGGCCGAGAACCTTGCCGCCGCCTTTGGCCGTCCTGCGTGGGACATCTCCTTCCATGTGAACATGGATGCGGCGTCCCTCATCGGCATGGACACTTTTGCGGACGGTCAGGTGGTGTTCCGGCCCGGCCCGGTATACCGTTGCGCCCAGTGCGGCGGCTTTGGTGTGCTGGACGAGATCAACATGGCCAAAAACGAAGCGCTGGCCGTGCTGCACGCGGTGCTGGACTTCCGCCGCGCCATCGATGTGCCCGGCTACGACCGCATCCCGCTGGCGGAGGAGACCCGCTTTATTGCCACCATGAACTACGGTTATGCCGGTACCCGGGAGCTGAACGAGGCCCTCACCTCCCGTTTCGTGGTCATCCAGATGCCCACCATTACGCAGGACGATCTGGAAAAGCTGCTGCGGACGCAGTTCCCCGATCTTGCTTCCAAGTATGTGCGCCAGTTTGCACTGCTGTTCCTTGACCTGCAGAAAAAGTGCGACAGTGCGGAAATTTCCACCAAGGCGCTGGACCTGCGCGGCATGCTGGATGCCCTGCGGCTGATCCGGCGCGGCATCCCGGCAGGCGCGGCACTGGATATGGGCATCACCAACAAAGCCTTTGACTCCTACGAGCAGGGCCTGATCCGTGATGTGATCGCGGCGCGTATTCCTGCCAAGCTGGATGCCGCCAAGCTCTTTGGCTGA
- a CDS encoding amidohydrolase family protein, translating to MKRAYTNGILLDGTEQMQPVAHKILLTEDDKITAIADEGVDLDGYEVIDLHGSYIMPGLVNLHVHLAGNGKPSAKPRDNAALVRKILSNGLTRAVAYRLVCSYAKLELLGGVTTIRTVGGIADFDTRCRDDAAAGRLLAPRILAANEGISVPGGHMAGSVAVAAHNNAEALAQLRKASGQKVDLVKLMITGGVLDATEKGTPGELKMKPEMVKAVCAEAHRLGYTVAAHTESPEGVKVALENGVDSIEHGAKMDDETVRLYKERGAFLCTTISPALPYALFDTAISGASEKDQYNGKIVFDGVVESAKTALANGIPVGLGNDVGCPYITQYDFWRELCYFHKYCGVSNRFALYTATLRNAQLAGAGDVTGSIEPGKSADFIVTKHDPLKDLRALQHLELVVCRGHVVKKPNPKRNKTVDALLDPYLA from the coding sequence ATGAAACGTGCCTATACGAACGGGATCCTGCTGGATGGCACCGAGCAGATGCAGCCGGTAGCGCACAAAATCCTGCTGACCGAGGATGATAAGATCACTGCCATTGCCGATGAGGGTGTGGATCTGGATGGCTATGAGGTCATCGATCTGCACGGCAGCTATATCATGCCGGGTCTGGTCAATCTGCATGTGCATCTGGCGGGCAACGGCAAGCCCAGCGCAAAGCCGCGGGACAATGCTGCGCTGGTGCGCAAAATTCTGAGCAATGGCTTGACCCGTGCGGTGGCCTACAGGCTGGTGTGCAGCTACGCGAAGCTGGAACTGCTGGGTGGCGTGACTACCATCCGTACCGTAGGCGGCATTGCGGATTTTGACACTCGCTGCCGGGACGATGCCGCTGCAGGCAGACTGCTGGCACCGCGCATTCTTGCCGCCAACGAGGGTATTTCGGTGCCCGGGGGACACATGGCGGGTTCGGTGGCAGTTGCGGCCCATAACAATGCCGAAGCGCTGGCTCAGCTCAGAAAGGCCAGCGGTCAGAAGGTGGATCTTGTCAAGCTGATGATCACCGGCGGTGTGCTGGATGCCACGGAAAAGGGAACGCCCGGAGAGCTGAAAATGAAGCCGGAGATGGTCAAAGCCGTCTGTGCCGAAGCCCACAGGCTGGGCTACACCGTAGCGGCACACACCGAATCGCCGGAGGGCGTAAAGGTGGCGCTGGAAAATGGGGTGGATTCCATCGAGCACGGTGCAAAGATGGACGATGAGACGGTCCGCCTGTATAAGGAGCGGGGAGCCTTCCTGTGCACGACCATCTCCCCGGCGCTGCCTTATGCGCTGTTCGATACAGCGATTTCCGGTGCCTCGGAAAAGGATCAGTACAACGGCAAGATCGTGTTTGACGGCGTGGTGGAAAGCGCAAAGACCGCGCTTGCCAATGGCATCCCGGTGGGCTTGGGCAATGACGTGGGCTGTCCCTACATCACCCAGTATGATTTCTGGCGGGAACTGTGCTATTTCCATAAGTATTGCGGTGTGAGCAATCGGTTTGCCCTCTACACGGCGACCCTGCGCAATGCACAGTTGGCCGGAGCAGGAGATGTGACTGGTTCCATTGAGCCGGGCAAGAGCGCAGACTTTATTGTGACGAAGCACGATCCGCTGAAAGACCTGCGTGCGCTGCAGCATCTGGAGCTGGTGGTGTGCCGGGGCCATGTGGTCAAAAAGCCGAATCCCAAGCGCAATAAAACGGTCGATGCCCTGCTGGACCCGTATCTGGCATAA